A region from the Vicia villosa cultivar HV-30 ecotype Madison, WI linkage group LG3, Vvil1.0, whole genome shotgun sequence genome encodes:
- the LOC131659467 gene encoding uncharacterized protein LOC131659467 — MKCIFWNIRGITNASSRLTLKRLININNPDLVFIAEPWMDFKNVPSNWLKRLNLKLFAMNERLDKHPNFWCFCKMDMNPSIINYDDQHISFSIDSNNLVLGFSVVYAATNYIDRRRLWSSLDTLIIDTPWCFIGDFNAIIESGEYKGDSCTASIPMKEFLSWSDSNHLVHVPTMGNQYTWNNCKKGKKLIEKRLDRAMCNFKWIGSCIKTSCHTLTKANSEHYPILLNFNFNDIKYISQFKFKSMWTNHSDCMEIVGETWNTRIYGCPMYILNKKLRILKSKLKDWNKNHFGKVQEKVKETELNLMNIQQAIATKGYYDNLRIHEKNAQEEYNKALDFEEQFWKEKAIINWCTNGDRNTKFFHRYVAIKRTTNLINAITINDVVHTHMDTIEKHFLNHFHQLFNKNVVMQDNGLVKGTIPNLINKDTTKTLTSVPNEVEIKEAVMSIKKDGALGPDGFGVVVF, encoded by the coding sequence ATGAAGTGCATTTTTTGGAATATAAGAGGCATTACCAATGCCTCTTCCAGACTGACCCTTAAAAGgcttattaatattaacaatcctGATTTGGTTTTCATTGCAGAACCTTGGATGGACTTTAAAAATGTTCCTTCCAATTGGCTCAAAAGGCTTAACCTTAAGCTTTTTGCCATGAATGAGAGATTAGATAAGCATCCAAATTTTTGGTGCTTTTGTAAAATGGATATGAATCCTTCTATTATTAATTATGATGACCAACATATATCTTTCTCAATTGATTCTAACAACTTGGTTTTAGGTTTTTCTGTTGTTTATGCAGCTACCAACTACATTGATAGAAGGAGACTTTGGAGCAGTCTTGATACTCTTATTATTGATACTCCTTGGTGCTTCATTGGTGATTTCAATGCCATCATAGAATCTGGTGAATACAAAGGAGATAGTTGCACTGCCAGTATTCCTATGAAAGAGTTCCTCAGCTGGTCAGATTCTAATCATCTGGTTCATGTTCCAACCATGGGAAACCAGTATACATGGAACAATTGCAAGAAGGGTAAAAAGCTTATTGAAAAGAGATTGGATAGAGCCATGTGCAATTTCAAGTGGATAGGCTCCTGCATCAAAACATCTTGTCACACTTTAACCAAAGCCAATTCTGAACACTATCCTATCCTTCTCAACTTTAACTTTAATGATATCAAATACATTTCTCAATTTAAGTTTAAAAGCATGTGGACTAATCATTCTGATTGCATGGAAATTGTGGGAGAAACTTGGAACACTAGAATCTATGGCTGCCCTATgtatatattaaacaaaaaattaagAATCCTAAAATCCAAACTCAAAGATTGGAACAAGAATCATTTTGGTAAAGTGCAGGAAAAGGTCAAAGAGACTGAGCTAAACTTAATGAACATTCAGCAGGCAATTGCTACTAAGGGATATTATGACAACctaaggattcatgagaagaatgcTCAAGAGGAGTATAACAAAGCCCTAGATTTTGAGGAGCAATTCTGGAAAGAGAAGGCCATAATTAATTGGTGTACTAATGGAGATAGAAACACTAAATTTTTCCATAGATATGTTGCCATTAAAAGAACAACCAATCTTATAAATGCTATAACCATAAATGATGTTGTTCATACTCATATGGATACTATTGAAAAGCATTTTCTTAACCATTTTCATCAGCTTTTTAACAAAAATGTTGTTATGCAGGATAATGGACTAGTGAAGGGAACCATTCCAAACCTTATCAATAAGGACACTACCAAAACACTAACCTCAGTGCCAAATGAAGTAGAGATCAAGGAAGCTGTCATGAGTATCAAAAAAGATGGAGCCCTTGGGCCAGATGGTTTTGGAGTTGTTGTCTTCTAA